TTTCGATTATATCAGATCTAAACCACTGATATTAAGCTGAGTCAGGGACCTGATTTTGCAGAGACCAGAGCTTGGAATGAGGAATTAGGCAAATGATTCCAACACGAGGTTGAATTTCTGTTAATGAGTAAGCTTGAAACCTTCATGTTATTGAAGAAGCTTCATACTTTGTTGTATATGTTGTAATTAGTTTAGATTCATGGTCAGCAGATGTGAAAGTTGAATTTCTTGTTAGCAATCTGAGAACATTTTCTGGTCTACCCTGATTAGGTTAACATCTCTAAGGTTTGGAAGTGTGAAATCTTGGTTATCAGCCGCCATGAGAAGACCATGCTTCCCAAAATTCAGATTGGGCAGGATAATGGGTTTTCTTCAAGTTGTTTTGGGAGGGCTTGTTATAATTGTAGGCAGTATGAGTCTGTTCAAATTCTACTCTGCAGGCTTCTTCCTGCACAATGAAGATATATGCCGCCATTTCTATGGTGCGAAGGACGTTTCTTATGAGGGTTTTGAATCTTTTGACGTACAAGCATTGACTGCTCGGGTTGAGGAAGTGCTCGATAAGATGGAGAGCTTGCAGGTCAAGCTCGAATCCACTGTAAAAGATTTGGAGAAGAACAAGGATTTGTTGGCGAAAACCAACATTTCAGGACCGCAGTACAAGAAATTTCTAGAGGAGGAGGTAATTCAACCTCTGTATAGAGCTCACATTGGTCTCAGACAGATACGGCTGCCCAAGATGGAAGGGATCAGAAACGGGACGAGCTGGAAAGAGGAACCTTTGATCAACTCCTTCGTGATTGAGGAGATCAGGAAGTATATAACCCCAAAAGAGAACAGAAATGAGAAGGTCAATGTATATGGGGCAGAGAGGCTATACAACACTATAGGGCATTCATGTGTCTTGATGAAGAAGGAATTAGAAGAGTACATGAATTATGATGTTGGTTCTTATTGTAAAGATGATTGGAACCTTGCCCAGAAGCTTATGATTAATGGATGCGATCCATTGCCCCGAAGGCGGTGCTTGACAAGAGCCTCTAAGCTCTATCAGAAGCCATACCCCATCAACGAGTCCCTATGGAAACTACCGGATGGAAGAAATGTTCGGTGGAGCAATTATCAGTGCAGGAACTTCCAGTGTCTGTCCAGCGAGAACCCTAAGAGGGGTTTTTCCAAGTGCACCGGCTGTTTTGAATTGGAGAAGGAAAAGGTTAGGTGGGTGACTAATAGTACTACTGCTACTACTCTACCTGTAGATTTCCTGCTCAAAGACGTTTTGGCAACTAAACCGGGGGAGATAAGGATTGGGCTGGATTTTGGAATTGGCACAGGGACATTTGCTGCCCGGATGAGGGAACAAAATGTTACAATCATCTCAACTGCTCTAAACCTAGGGGCACCTTTCAGCGAGACTTTTGCGCTTAGGGGTTTAATTCCCTTATATGTGACACTCAACCATCGTCTTCCATT
This window of the Diospyros lotus cultivar Yz01 chromosome 5, ASM1463336v1, whole genome shotgun sequence genome carries:
- the LOC127802540 gene encoding probable methyltransferase At1g29790; protein product: MRRPCFPKFRLGRIMGFLQVVLGGLVIIVGSMSLFKFYSAGFFLHNEDICRHFYGAKDVSYEGFESFDVQALTARVEEVLDKMESLQVKLESTVKDLEKNKDLLAKTNISGPQYKKFLEEEVIQPLYRAHIGLRQIRLPKMEGIRNGTSWKEEPLINSFVIEEIRKYITPKENRNEKVNVYGAERLYNTIGHSCVLMKKELEEYMNYDVGSYCKDDWNLAQKLMINGCDPLPRRRCLTRASKLYQKPYPINESLWKLPDGRNVRWSNYQCRNFQCLSSENPKRGFSKCTGCFELEKEKVRWVTNSTTATTLPVDFLLKDVLATKPGEIRIGLDFGIGTGTFAARMREQNVTIISTALNLGAPFSETFALRGLIPLYVTLNHRLPFFDNTMDLIHTTGLIDGWIDLQLLDFILFDWDRVLRPGGLLWLDRFFCNRKDLDDYTYMFLQFRYKKHKWAIAAKSKDQVFLSAVLEKPPRSL